A single region of the Elusimicrobiota bacterium genome encodes:
- a CDS encoding class II aldolase/adducin family protein gives MSKLNNKLAKNVKTELVQIGRRIAEYALVVGPGGNTSARAGDVVYMKASGACFESALEKHYIGVEMNTCKVVDGAMRPTCEISMHLGCYEVRPDVMAVVHTHPDYSTAWAMSIKPLRAFTPDFAALLGPEVPALPFIEPGGKKLADAVKKVIAQGYNSVFLCNHGLLTVGSNLTEAFYRTLLVESAAKTALLAEANGTMKYFTKAQINAIYNMSAEKYRRELLKKY, from the coding sequence ATGTCAAAGCTGAACAACAAACTAGCGAAAAATGTTAAAACAGAGTTGGTTCAAATCGGGCGCAGGATCGCGGAGTACGCGCTTGTCGTTGGTCCCGGTGGAAATACCAGCGCACGGGCGGGTGATGTTGTGTATATGAAAGCCAGCGGTGCGTGTTTCGAGTCGGCTCTTGAAAAACATTATATTGGCGTGGAAATGAACACCTGTAAAGTTGTCGACGGTGCGATGCGGCCTACCTGCGAGATTAGTATGCACCTCGGCTGTTATGAAGTCCGGCCTGACGTTATGGCGGTGGTACATACGCATCCGGACTACAGTACTGCTTGGGCGATGAGTATAAAACCGTTACGCGCATTCACACCCGACTTCGCAGCGTTGCTTGGCCCGGAAGTACCGGCGTTACCGTTTATCGAGCCCGGCGGGAAAAAGTTGGCGGATGCCGTAAAAAAAGTTATTGCGCAAGGGTACAACTCTGTCTTCCTCTGCAACCACGGTTTGCTGACTGTTGGGTCGAACTTAACTGAAGCGTTCTACCGCACACTCCTTGTTGAATCAGCAGCGAAAACTGCGTTACTTGCCGAAGCTAACGGTACAATGAAGTATTTTACAAAAGCACAGATTAATGCAATTTATAATATGTCCGCGGAAAAGTATCGACGTGAATTACTGAAGAAGTATTGA